From one Salmo salar chromosome ssa09, Ssal_v3.1, whole genome shotgun sequence genomic stretch:
- the mrap gene encoding melanocortin-2 receptor accessory protein encodes MRMINSTNSSQDSWRYEWEYYYDYLDPIPVDERKLKYNKYLIVIIFWISLAAFVGFLFVILTFMSRSVSLPKAHSSKKAKKSWRNPRSNSA; translated from the exons ATGAGGATGATAAACTCCACTAACTCCTCACAGGATTCATGGAGATACGAGTGGGAATATTACTACGATTATTTAGACCCAATACCAGTGGACGAGCgcaaactgaaatataacaagt ACTTGATCGTGATCATATTCTGGATCAGTCTGGCTGCTTTTGTGGGATTCCTGTTTGTCATTTTGACTTTCATGTCCCGCTCAGTCAGTCTACCCAA AGCTCACAGTTCTAAAAAGGCCAAGAAATCGTGGAGGAACCCTAGATCCAATTCTGCTTGA